One part of the Aquicella lusitana genome encodes these proteins:
- a CDS encoding carboxyl transferase domain-containing protein, whose amino-acid sequence MAGFQSQIDMDDKSFQQNAATMRAMAVDLRKLLIKLQEGGGEKARERHKQHGKLLPRDRIEMLVDPGSNFLELSPLAGFELYDDEIPAGGIITGIGCIEGIDCMIVANDATVKGGTYYPITVKKHLRAQKIAEQNRLPCIYLVDSGGAYLPKQEEVFPDEQHFGRIFYNQAMMSAKGIPQIAVVMGSCTAGGAYIPAMADESIMVREQATIFLAGPPLVKAATGEVVTAENLGGADVHCRISGVADYYAQNDEHAIALTRRIVSHLNYQKKTNVVLREVKEPLYDAEELYGIIPSDPRYPFDVREVITRIVDASEFDEFKALYGKTIICGFAHIWGMPVGIIANNGILFSESALKAAHFIELCAQRRIPLLFLQNITGFMVGSKFESEGIAKHGAKLVTAVASARVPKITVIIGGSYGAGNYAMCGRAYEPRFLWMWPNARIAVMGGEQAASVLAQVTREKKKRHGESWSTDDEKVFKAPLLEQYAKQSSAYYSSARLWDDGVIDPAETRNVVGMSLSISLKAPIEETHFGLFRM is encoded by the coding sequence GTGGCAGGATTTCAATCACAAATCGACATGGATGATAAAAGTTTTCAGCAAAACGCAGCCACCATGCGGGCCATGGCAGTGGATCTGCGAAAACTGTTGATCAAACTGCAGGAAGGCGGCGGCGAAAAAGCGCGTGAACGCCATAAGCAGCATGGCAAATTATTGCCGCGTGACCGCATCGAAATGCTGGTCGATCCCGGGTCCAATTTTCTTGAATTATCTCCCCTTGCCGGTTTTGAACTCTATGATGATGAGATTCCTGCTGGCGGCATCATCACCGGCATCGGGTGCATTGAAGGCATCGACTGCATGATTGTGGCCAATGATGCGACAGTGAAAGGTGGTACCTATTACCCCATCACCGTTAAAAAGCATTTGCGGGCGCAGAAAATTGCCGAGCAGAATCGCCTGCCGTGTATTTACCTGGTTGATTCAGGCGGTGCATATTTACCCAAGCAGGAAGAAGTTTTTCCAGATGAGCAGCATTTCGGCCGCATTTTTTATAATCAGGCAATGATGTCCGCGAAAGGGATTCCACAAATTGCGGTTGTCATGGGCTCATGCACGGCTGGCGGTGCTTATATTCCTGCGATGGCGGATGAATCCATCATGGTGAGAGAACAGGCCACGATCTTTCTTGCCGGCCCGCCGCTTGTTAAAGCGGCAACGGGTGAAGTGGTGACGGCGGAAAACCTGGGTGGCGCGGATGTACATTGCCGTATATCGGGCGTAGCGGATTATTACGCGCAAAATGATGAACACGCCATTGCGTTGACTCGCCGCATTGTTTCACATCTCAATTATCAAAAAAAGACGAACGTCGTCTTGCGCGAAGTTAAGGAACCGTTGTATGACGCTGAAGAATTATACGGCATTATTCCTTCGGATCCGCGTTATCCCTTTGACGTTCGCGAAGTCATTACGCGCATTGTGGATGCTTCCGAGTTCGATGAATTTAAAGCACTCTATGGTAAAACCATTATCTGTGGTTTCGCCCATATCTGGGGCATGCCGGTGGGGATTATCGCTAATAATGGTATTTTATTCTCTGAATCAGCGCTGAAAGCAGCTCACTTTATTGAACTCTGTGCGCAGCGCCGCATTCCTTTGCTGTTTTTACAAAATATTACCGGCTTTATGGTGGGCAGCAAATTCGAATCAGAAGGCATCGCAAAACATGGTGCTAAGCTGGTGACAGCGGTCGCTTCTGCTCGCGTGCCGAAAATAACAGTTATCATCGGAGGCAGTTATGGTGCGGGAAATTATGCCATGTGTGGGCGGGCTTATGAGCCTCGGTTTTTATGGATGTGGCCTAATGCACGTATTGCAGTGATGGGCGGCGAGCAGGCGGCAAGTGTGCTTGCGCAAGTAACACGAGAAAAGAAAAAGCGCCATGGTGAAAGCTGGTCGACAGATGATGAGAAAGTTTTCAAAGCACCGCTGCTCGAGCAATATGCCAAGCAGTCCTCCGCTTATTATTCCAGTGCGCGGTTGTGGGACGATGGTGTGATTGATCCGGCAGAAACACGTAACGTGGTGGGCATGAGCTTGTCGATTTCATTAAAGGCACCCATCGAAGAGACCCATTTTGGTTTGTTTAGGATGTAA
- a CDS encoding amino acid permease, whose protein sequence is MLQSLLRKKTLTVPHQDSELARSLSAFDLVLMGIGAIIGAGVFVLTGIAAATKAGPAVVISYAIAGLASMFAALAYAELASSIGGTGSAYSYAYTGFGEFFAWIIGWDLLLEYTMAVSTVSIGWSGYVNNLFEAFHIHLPPSLTKNPFDGGVINLLAILIIAALAFLLSLGVKHSARFNAAIVFVKLITIAVFIVVAATHLDTTLWHPFLPFGWSGVMQGAALVFFAYIGFDALSTAVEESIRPQRSVPIGIIVSLLICTVIYILVSALLTSIAPYTTLNVRSPVADALLRINEHMAAAFIAAGAIAGLTTVMLVMYYGLTRIFLAMSRDGLLPARMGMIHPRTRTPVRIILLTGFIIALISGFSPIDRAAELVNIGTLAAFTFVCIGTIVMRISHPDLERPFRLPLNPLIPVMGILSCFYLMLHLPAVTWWRFFLWMLAGVGFYFLYSQRHSFLKS, encoded by the coding sequence ATGCTGCAGTCTTTATTGCGAAAAAAAACATTAACGGTTCCACACCAGGATTCTGAACTGGCCCGTTCATTAAGCGCATTTGACCTCGTATTAATGGGAATTGGCGCCATCATTGGTGCAGGTGTCTTTGTGCTAACAGGAATTGCAGCTGCAACAAAAGCGGGGCCTGCTGTTGTCATCTCCTACGCCATTGCTGGTCTTGCTTCCATGTTCGCCGCGCTTGCCTATGCTGAACTTGCATCAAGCATTGGTGGCACTGGAAGTGCATACAGTTATGCCTATACAGGCTTTGGCGAATTTTTTGCTTGGATCATAGGCTGGGATTTGCTGCTGGAATATACCATGGCTGTCTCTACTGTTTCTATTGGCTGGTCAGGCTATGTCAATAATCTGTTTGAAGCCTTCCATATTCATCTTCCACCTTCTTTAACCAAAAACCCTTTCGATGGGGGCGTTATTAATTTGCTGGCCATTTTAATCATTGCCGCACTCGCCTTCCTGTTAAGTCTAGGGGTTAAACATAGTGCGCGTTTCAATGCGGCTATTGTGTTCGTCAAACTCATCACCATCGCTGTTTTTATTGTGGTCGCGGCAACACACCTGGATACAACCCTATGGCATCCTTTTCTTCCTTTTGGCTGGTCAGGCGTCATGCAAGGCGCCGCATTAGTGTTTTTTGCTTATATTGGTTTTGATGCGCTTTCTACCGCAGTGGAAGAAAGCATTCGTCCGCAACGCAGCGTACCTATCGGTATTATCGTTTCCTTACTGATCTGCACGGTAATCTATATTCTGGTTTCAGCTTTACTCACCAGCATCGCTCCCTATACTACACTGAATGTACGTTCGCCGGTGGCGGATGCACTGCTTCGAATCAATGAACACATGGCAGCTGCTTTTATCGCAGCCGGCGCCATTGCGGGATTGACTACCGTCATGCTGGTCATGTACTACGGTTTAACCCGTATTTTTCTCGCCATGTCGCGCGATGGGCTTCTTCCTGCGCGAATGGGCATGATTCATCCGCGAACACGCACACCCGTTCGCATTATCCTGTTGACTGGTTTCATCATCGCACTTATTTCAGGCTTTTCACCCATCGACCGTGCAGCTGAATTAGTCAATATCGGCACGCTGGCTGCTTTCACCTTTGTTTGCATTGGTACCATCGTGATGCGTATCAGTCATCCCGATCTGGAACGTCCATTCAGGCTGCCTTTGAATCCCCTTATTCCTGTAATGGGAATTCTCTCCTGTTTTTATCTCATGCTTCATTTGCCCGCTGTCACATGGTGGCGTTTTTTCTTATGGATGCTGGCGGGCGTGGGTTTTTATTTTCTTTATAGTCAACGGCATAGCTTCCTTAAATCTTAG
- a CDS encoding biotin transporter BioY, which produces MNHILSLNSPLQSIFWSKTNTLPKQILLIVAGVMLLALSAHISIPLQPVPLTFQSATVVFVGMAYGARLGAFTLTTYLIAGLIGLPVFADTESHLVFGPTAGYLIGFLPAAALSGYLAQKGWARTIIRSFIASCLGASVIFLCGVTVLSQFVGLHQAIAFGLMPFIITEPMKLFTTSLIVPKLWKK; this is translated from the coding sequence ATGAATCATATACTTAGCCTGAATTCGCCGCTACAAAGCATTTTTTGGTCCAAGACAAATACGCTTCCAAAACAGATTTTACTCATTGTTGCGGGCGTAATGCTGCTAGCTCTGTCCGCACACATTAGCATTCCTTTACAGCCGGTCCCGCTTACTTTTCAAAGTGCCACCGTGGTATTCGTAGGCATGGCCTATGGTGCAAGGTTAGGGGCTTTTACACTAACCACCTATTTGATAGCGGGGTTAATTGGCTTACCTGTTTTCGCTGACACTGAAAGCCATCTTGTGTTTGGTCCCACAGCAGGCTACCTGATCGGGTTTTTACCCGCTGCAGCGCTGAGTGGCTATCTGGCACAAAAAGGCTGGGCTCGTACAATAATACGGAGTTTTATTGCCTCCTGTCTGGGTGCCTCCGTTATTTTTCTATGCGGTGTTACTGTGCTGTCCCAATTTGTTGGCTTACACCAGGCTATCGCTTTTGGACTCATGCCGTTTATTATTACTGAGCCCATGAAACTATTTACTACCAGCTTGATTGTTCCGAAGCTCTGGAAAAAATAA
- a CDS encoding hydroxymethylglutaryl-CoA lyase — translation MGLPKRVELVEVSPRDGLQNETQTVPTPIKIEFINQLADTGLRVIEVTGFVSPKWIPQLADGREVFQGITQKPGVRYPVLVPNTKGLENALACGVKEIAVFTTPSEQFSQKNTNCSVAESLERIAEVMKVAKTRQLRVRAYLSCVLGCPYEGEILPEKVAALATQLVTMGCDEISLGDTIGIGTPVKTAQLLETVCRQVPPQQLAVHFHDTYGQALANIYVALEHGIAVIDCSVAGLGGCPYAKGATGNVATEDVVYMLNGMGIETGVDLKKLISVGRFISQQLNRQPQSKVNLAFRK, via the coding sequence ATGGGTTTGCCAAAACGCGTTGAACTTGTCGAAGTCAGTCCACGTGATGGGCTGCAAAATGAAACACAAACTGTTCCCACGCCAATTAAAATTGAATTCATTAATCAACTTGCGGATACGGGACTTCGCGTCATCGAAGTCACCGGTTTTGTTTCGCCTAAATGGATTCCGCAGTTAGCGGATGGTCGTGAAGTATTTCAGGGCATCACTCAAAAGCCCGGTGTACGGTATCCTGTGCTGGTGCCAAACACAAAAGGGTTGGAAAATGCTCTCGCGTGTGGGGTAAAAGAAATTGCTGTATTTACCACACCTTCTGAGCAATTCTCGCAAAAGAATACAAACTGTTCTGTAGCGGAAAGTCTTGAACGTATTGCGGAAGTGATGAAGGTGGCTAAAACCCGTCAATTGCGTGTTCGTGCCTATCTTTCCTGCGTGCTGGGGTGTCCTTACGAAGGCGAAATACTACCAGAAAAAGTCGCTGCGCTCGCAACGCAACTGGTAACGATGGGGTGTGATGAGATTTCCCTTGGCGATACGATTGGGATAGGCACACCGGTTAAAACGGCACAACTGCTGGAAACAGTTTGCAGACAAGTTCCACCTCAGCAACTTGCCGTGCATTTTCATGATACCTACGGTCAGGCACTGGCCAATATTTATGTCGCATTAGAACACGGCATTGCAGTGATTGATTGTTCGGTGGCAGGATTGGGCGGCTGCCCTTATGCAAAAGGCGCAACGGGAAATGTGGCGACAGAAGATGTCGTCTACATGTTGAATGGGATGGGTATTGAAACGGGCGTGGATTTAAAAAAACTGATTAGCGTAGGGCGTTTTATTTCGCAACAGTTGAATCGTCAGCCGCAATCGAAAGTGAATCTTGCTTTCAGGAAATAA
- a CDS encoding DUF1284 domain-containing protein has protein sequence MEITFRPHHFLCALCFQGKGYSPLFIANFQTIMDKLNSPGGDATAIQVTTHTDSICTPCPNRIGRHCATEEKIAVLDHAHTDALQLKTETILTWGEAKQRIKEKMTLESFHQICATCSWKQYGICESVLTAFLKNK, from the coding sequence ATGGAAATAACCTTCCGTCCCCATCATTTTTTGTGTGCGTTATGTTTTCAGGGGAAAGGTTATTCTCCTCTCTTTATTGCCAACTTTCAGACTATCATGGACAAATTGAATTCGCCGGGCGGTGACGCGACGGCGATTCAAGTCACCACCCATACGGATTCTATCTGTACTCCTTGCCCAAATCGCATTGGCCGACACTGCGCAACAGAAGAAAAAATCGCTGTACTTGATCACGCGCACACGGATGCGCTTCAGTTAAAAACTGAAACCATCCTGACTTGGGGCGAAGCCAAACAGCGCATAAAAGAAAAAATGACGCTGGAATCTTTTCACCAAATCTGTGCAACTTGTAGCTGGAAACAGTACGGTATTTGTGAAAGCGTATTAACTGCGTTTTTAAAAAATAAATAG
- a CDS encoding enoyl-CoA hydratase-related protein: MNLIDFSLIDGIAMVTLNRPEKRNAINGAMVQALLQTLTTIAADERARVLLIRGQGDHFCAGADIGWMQTIAAGSYNENYDDAQFLADLMYSLYTFPKPTIVLAHGATVGGGLGLLAACDIAIAAKDASFGFAEVRIGIAPSVISPYVITALGERAAHYYFLTGERFGADVAYQLGLIHQVTENKALESVGIALAKTMLKGSPKALTAVKQLIRYVAKEKITEGLAQKTAEHLAQLRASPEAQEGLRAFIEKREPQWG, encoded by the coding sequence ATGAACCTAATCGATTTTTCTTTGATTGATGGCATTGCTATGGTGACATTAAACCGCCCGGAAAAGCGCAATGCGATCAACGGTGCTATGGTTCAGGCATTATTGCAGACGTTGACTACGATTGCTGCCGACGAGCGTGCCCGCGTGTTACTGATTCGCGGTCAGGGTGATCATTTTTGCGCAGGCGCTGATATTGGCTGGATGCAAACTATTGCTGCGGGTTCCTATAACGAGAATTACGATGACGCTCAATTTCTGGCGGATTTGATGTATAGCCTCTATACCTTTCCCAAACCGACTATTGTGCTTGCGCACGGTGCGACAGTGGGTGGTGGACTCGGCTTACTAGCCGCTTGCGATATTGCTATTGCGGCGAAGGACGCCAGTTTTGGTTTTGCTGAAGTAAGGATCGGGATCGCACCTTCTGTGATCAGTCCCTACGTGATAACGGCTCTTGGTGAGCGTGCTGCCCACTATTATTTTCTTACCGGCGAACGTTTTGGAGCTGATGTTGCTTACCAGTTGGGATTAATTCATCAAGTAACGGAAAACAAGGCACTTGAAAGCGTTGGGATAGCATTGGCTAAAACGATGCTGAAGGGCAGTCCCAAAGCGCTTACGGCAGTTAAACAATTGATCCGCTATGTGGCAAAAGAAAAAATCACTGAGGGGCTAGCACAGAAAACCGCCGAGCACCTTGCGCAGCTGCGCGCATCTCCGGAAGCGCAGGAAGGATTACGGGCTTTTATAGAGAAACGTGAGCCACAATGGGGATAA
- a CDS encoding isovaleryl-CoA dehydrogenase: protein MSYLNFALGETIDMLRESVREFAEREIAPYAAAIDRENKFPVHLWPKLGQLGLLGITVPETYGGSGLGYLEHVVAMEEISHASAAIGLSYGAHSNLCVNQIQLNGTHEQKLKYLPKLCSGEHVGALAMSESQAGSDVMGLQLRAEKRGSRYILNGTKMWITNGPDADVLVVYARTDKQAGSHGITAFIIEKNFPGFGTAQKLDKLGMRGSNTSELTFEDCAVPEENVLGSVNKGAEVLMRGLNYERVVLAAGPVGIMRACMDVVLPYLHERKQFGKPIGEFELMQAKMADMYTALSSSQAFLYAVASACDRGVVTRKDAAAVILFTAEKGTWMAGQAIQCLGGNGYINEFSTGRLWRDAKLYEIGAGTSEIRRMLIGRELFEETK from the coding sequence ATGAGCTATTTGAATTTCGCGCTGGGTGAAACAATTGATATGCTCCGGGAATCTGTCAGGGAATTTGCAGAGCGCGAAATTGCGCCATATGCGGCAGCGATTGATAGGGAAAACAAATTTCCAGTTCACCTTTGGCCTAAATTAGGTCAACTGGGCCTCCTCGGCATAACCGTTCCTGAAACCTATGGCGGTTCCGGATTGGGTTATCTGGAGCATGTGGTTGCGATGGAAGAAATCAGTCATGCTTCTGCTGCCATTGGCTTGAGCTATGGTGCGCATTCCAATCTCTGTGTCAATCAGATTCAATTAAACGGTACGCATGAGCAGAAACTTAAATACCTGCCCAAGCTTTGCAGTGGGGAACACGTAGGCGCGCTTGCGATGAGTGAATCCCAAGCAGGCTCGGATGTGATGGGTTTGCAATTGCGCGCAGAGAAGCGTGGCAGCCGGTATATCCTGAACGGCACCAAAATGTGGATCACGAACGGCCCCGATGCGGATGTGCTAGTAGTTTATGCGCGCACAGACAAACAAGCGGGTTCGCACGGAATTACGGCTTTCATCATTGAGAAAAATTTCCCCGGCTTTGGTACAGCGCAAAAACTCGATAAGCTTGGCATGCGAGGATCTAATACCAGCGAGCTAACTTTTGAAGATTGCGCGGTACCAGAAGAAAATGTACTAGGTAGTGTCAACAAGGGTGCTGAGGTATTAATGCGTGGTCTCAATTATGAGCGTGTCGTGTTGGCTGCCGGGCCGGTTGGCATTATGCGGGCTTGCATGGATGTCGTATTACCTTATCTGCATGAGCGTAAGCAGTTTGGCAAACCGATTGGCGAGTTTGAGTTAATGCAGGCCAAAATGGCGGATATGTATACGGCCCTATCCTCATCACAGGCATTTCTCTACGCCGTGGCAAGTGCCTGCGACCGTGGCGTTGTGACGCGCAAGGATGCCGCTGCTGTGATTTTGTTCACAGCAGAAAAAGGCACCTGGATGGCGGGGCAGGCGATTCAATGTCTGGGCGGAAACGGCTATATTAATGAATTCTCCACCGGCCGTTTGTGGCGTGATGCCAAGCTTTATGAGATAGGAGCTGGCACGTCTGAAATACGACGTATGTTGATAGGTAGAGAATTGTTTGAAGAAACGAAGTAA
- a CDS encoding aldehyde dehydrogenase yields the protein MQPGLTSILDQQRDFFATGATLPLAFRITQLKQLKSLLMTHEAEIANALKRDLNKAPTEAIFNEVLLVIKEINFALKQLHKWMRPKKVRTPFFLWPGRSEIRAEPYGSVLIMGPWNYPFMLIMLPLIGAISAGNCAVVKPSEMATCTEKLIVQLIKDYFTPGFIAAVTGGPDETQQLLREKFDYIFFTGSAAVGKIVMEAAARQLIPVTLELGGKSPCIVDKTADLDFAARRIIWAKTVNAGQTCIAPDYLYVHHSCKQTLIEKLQHAIQQFYSNDPKTSTSYGRIINQKHFSRLARLMQAGKTLSGGDRQEEALYIAPTLIDEITWNDPIMQEEIFGPLLPILTYDHIDEVIRNIKCQHKPLALYLFTRDRDSEKKILEQLSFGGGCVNDCMVQIANIHLPFGGVGQSGMGHYHGQYSFDLFSHHKSIYRKRLPFDARLEYPPYTSKKLWWIRQLLKL from the coding sequence ATGCAGCCAGGCCTTACATCCATCCTCGACCAGCAGCGCGATTTTTTTGCAACTGGCGCTACGCTGCCGCTCGCATTTCGCATAACTCAACTCAAGCAACTTAAATCACTATTAATGACGCATGAGGCAGAGATTGCGAATGCTTTAAAAAGAGATTTAAATAAAGCCCCGACGGAAGCCATCTTCAATGAAGTTCTGCTCGTCATTAAAGAAATTAATTTCGCACTGAAACAGTTGCATAAGTGGATGCGCCCCAAAAAAGTGCGCACGCCCTTTTTTTTATGGCCCGGTCGTTCTGAAATTCGGGCAGAACCTTACGGTTCCGTATTGATTATGGGCCCGTGGAATTACCCCTTTATGTTAATCATGTTACCGCTGATTGGCGCCATCAGTGCGGGAAATTGCGCGGTAGTCAAGCCTTCCGAGATGGCAACCTGTACGGAAAAGCTGATTGTACAATTGATCAAAGACTATTTTACCCCTGGTTTTATCGCTGCTGTGACTGGTGGGCCTGACGAGACCCAACAACTTTTGCGTGAAAAATTCGACTATATTTTTTTTACGGGCAGTGCAGCAGTCGGTAAAATAGTGATGGAAGCCGCTGCCCGACAATTAATTCCAGTCACATTGGAATTGGGTGGAAAGAGCCCCTGCATTGTCGATAAAACAGCGGATTTGGATTTTGCGGCACGCCGCATTATCTGGGCTAAAACAGTCAACGCCGGCCAGACATGTATTGCACCGGACTACCTGTATGTGCACCATTCCTGCAAACAGACATTAATTGAAAAACTGCAGCATGCCATTCAACAATTTTACAGTAACGACCCCAAAACAAGCACAAGTTACGGCCGGATTATCAATCAAAAACATTTCAGCCGACTCGCAAGGCTCATGCAAGCAGGCAAAACCCTTTCGGGTGGCGACAGACAAGAGGAAGCGCTTTATATCGCACCTACGCTCATTGATGAAATTACCTGGAATGATCCCATCATGCAGGAAGAAATTTTTGGTCCACTCCTGCCTATTTTAACTTATGACCATATTGATGAAGTGATTCGAAATATAAAATGCCAACACAAACCGCTGGCTTTATATCTCTTTACCCGCGACCGTGATAGCGAAAAGAAAATATTAGAGCAGCTCTCCTTTGGCGGCGGTTGTGTGAATGACTGCATGGTACAAATTGCCAATATCCACCTTCCATTTGGTGGCGTTGGTCAAAGCGGCATGGGGCATTATCATGGTCAATACTCTTTTGACCTTTTTTCACATCACAAAAGCATTTATAGAAAACGCTTGCCTTTCGATGCCCGGCTCGAATATCCGCCTTATACCAGTAAAAAGTTATGGTGGATTAGGCAATTACTCAAGCTGTGA